A window of Dorea formicigenerans contains these coding sequences:
- a CDS encoding RNA-binding protein, whose amino-acid sequence MNKEEQLLEKRLIELSNLAFSRDIVTFSDFLNLNELNILHRTPKDQFKARFETYGGYELAERQMVAFLPDALYYDYGYPMQALKICPVNKRFAEDLTHRDYLGAIMNLGTSRTKIGDIIQADDGAIVFVKEEISDYIMKNLTRIRHTTITVERRELSDISYEPHFEELKGTVPSVRLDTVLSVAYPLSRSKLTTYIEAAKVFVNGKLITNNGYHLNEGDLISVRGLGRIAYAGILSETKKGRYMISLRKYI is encoded by the coding sequence ATGAATAAAGAGGAACAATTATTGGAAAAACGGCTGATTGAATTATCTAATCTTGCATTCAGTCGTGATATTGTTACATTTTCAGATTTTCTGAATTTGAATGAATTGAATATCCTGCACAGGACCCCGAAAGATCAGTTTAAAGCGAGGTTCGAAACGTATGGAGGTTATGAGTTAGCAGAGCGTCAGATGGTTGCATTTCTACCTGATGCTCTTTATTATGACTACGGTTACCCAATGCAGGCTCTTAAAATCTGTCCGGTGAACAAGCGTTTTGCAGAAGATCTGACACATCGTGATTATCTGGGGGCTATTATGAATCTTGGAACCAGTCGTACCAAGATCGGTGATATTATTCAAGCAGACGATGGTGCTATTGTTTTTGTAAAAGAGGAGATTTCAGACTATATTATGAAAAATCTCACACGGATCAGGCATACAACTATCACCGTGGAACGCAGAGAACTTTCAGATATTTCCTATGAACCTCATTTTGAGGAATTGAAAGGAACAGTTCCTTCCGTGCGCCTTGACACTGTGCTTTCGGTCGCATACCCACTTTCCCGGAGTAAACTGACCACATATATCGAAGCTGCAAAAGTGTTTGTAAACGGTAAACTGATCACGAATAATGGCTATCATCTGAATGAAGGCGATTTGATTTCCGTCCGTGGACTTGGACG